Proteins encoded together in one Miscanthus floridulus cultivar M001 chromosome 16, ASM1932011v1, whole genome shotgun sequence window:
- the LOC136512868 gene encoding endo-1,3;1,4-beta-D-glucanase-like: MASSHCFENPPALEAASGGGVVVDDFGGQKAYITGSAGSKAAVVLISDAFGFEAPKLRKIADKVASSGYFVVVPDFLHGDPYDPSNPNNPGMWMQAHNPKKGFEEAKPVIAALKEKGVSSVGAAGYCWGGIVAVELAKAHEIQTAVVLHPGPITVDDIKEVKCPISILGAENDHLSPPELVKQFEQVLSANSGVAHFVKIFPGVAHGWSVRYSDDDEDAVKSAEEALGDTINWFNKNLK; encoded by the exons ATGGCAAGCTCGCACTGCTTTGAGAACCCGCCGGCGCTGGAGGCGGCCAGCGGAGGAGGAGTGGTTGTTGACGACTTCGGCGGGCAGAAGGCATACATCACCGGCTCCGCCGGGTCCAAGGCGGCCGTCGTCCTCATCTCCGACGCCTTCG GGTTCGAAGCGCCAAAACTGAG GAAGATAGCCGACAAAGTTGCTTCGTCCGGTTACTTTGTTGTGGTGCCCGATTTCCTGCATGGGGATCCATATGACCCCAGCAATCCCAACAATCCTGGAATGTGGATGCAGGCGCATAATCCG AAAAAAGGGTTTGAAGAGGCAAAACCAGTTATTGCTGCTCTAAAGGAGAAAGGAGTGTCTTCTGTTGGGGCTGCAGGTTACTGCTGGGGGG GAATTGTTGCTGTGGAACTGGCAAAAGCTCATGAGATTCAGACTGCCGTCGTATTGCACCCTGGGCCTATTACTGTTGATGATATCAAAG AGGTCAAGTGCCCGATTTCGATACTTGGAGCCGAGAATGACCATTTATCTCCACCAGAATTAGTCAAGCAATTCGAGCAGGTCCTTTCAGCAAACTCAGGA GTTGCTCACTTTGTCAAGATTTTCCCTGGTGTTGCGCATGGATGGAGTGTGAGATacagcgatgatgatgaagatgctgtcAAGAGTGCTGAGGAAGCGCTGGGGGACACGATCAACTGGTTTAACAAGAACCTGAAATGA